The genome window GGAACAACTGCTCCAGTCCATCAAAGCACTCAAAATCCCTGTGATTGGAAAAATGTCCCTTGCCAAGTCCTTTGTTACTAAAGGTGGCGTCAGTCTCAAGGAAATCAATCCTAAAACTCTGGAAAGCAAACTCGTTCCTGGCCTCCACTTTGCTGGCGAGGTACTAGACATCAATGCCCACACAGGTGGCTTTAATATCACTTCTGCCCTCTGCACTGGCTGGGTAGCAGGCTTAAATCCAATAAATACCAAATAAGAAAGGAAGTCCTTTGGAACATATTATTTTACTAAGAGGTGTTACTCCTAATGGAAAAAATGCTATCCCGAAAATGTCATATTTGGTAGATGTTTTGACAGAAGCTGGTTTTCAACACGTTCGAACCTATATTCAAAGCGGGAATATCATTCTTGAAAGTGACTTGGACTTGGAAGAAATACGAGAACGCGTTCATACTCTGATAAAGGAAAAAATTGGGGCCGACTTAAAAATGGTTATCAAGAATAAGAACGATCTTGAAAAGATTGTTCATGAGAACCCGTTTAGAGAAGACTATCTTCATGATCGTGTACATGTGATTCTTTATCAGGGATTTATCCAAAGTCTGCCACTAGAAAAATTGAAAGCTGACTACGGTGAGGAAGAAATCTGTATAGGCGATCACTGTCTCTACCTCTACCTTCCTAGAACAGCAAAACGAAAAAAGCTCAATACCAACTATCTTGAAAAGCTGTTTGGCGTGGATTTGACC of Streptococcus oralis contains these proteins:
- a CDS encoding DUF1697 domain-containing protein, which gives rise to MEHIILLRGVTPNGKNAIPKMSYLVDVLTEAGFQHVRTYIQSGNIILESDLDLEEIRERVHTLIKEKIGADLKMVIKNKNDLEKIVHENPFREDYLHDRVHVILYQGFIQSLPLEKLKADYGEEEICIGDHCLYLYLPRTAKRKKLNTNYLEKLFGVDLTMRKLNVVEKLLTK